From Strigops habroptila isolate Jane chromosome 10, bStrHab1.2.pri, whole genome shotgun sequence, one genomic window encodes:
- the TRAF5 gene encoding TNF receptor-associated factor 5, protein MACDEPAALSGILTRQNSTSAVSLDFQPDADYKFVEALEDRYKCAYCHLVLCNPHQTGCGHRFCQQCILALRELNAVPTCPVDKETIKMHEVFKDNCCKREVLNLHVFCKNIPNCNSKIMLGRYQEHLQQCLFESVPCTNDGCCDQILRKDLEEHLSQHCKFREEMCQYCNKYVVLVNIKNHEKNDCPDYPVPCLHNCSQTILKKETEKHHTVCPEVEVDCPYKQYGCLVKVKRGKLAEHENSALREHILQILDKNSQLEEQITDLYKSLECKEIKIQQLAEAIKKCEQEFRQFTQLLGKNSNLMVSTQALASHLDKSARLESQVKQLIQTANQQQSKLDLQPLFDMIENVKQKIALMETYDQRLVVLEGQSSKHDLQINIHKAQLNKNEERFKLLEGTCYNGKLIWKITDYKMKKKEAVEGRVLSIFSQPFYTSRCGYRLCARAYLNGDGSGKGTHVSLYFVVMRGEFDSLLLWPFKQKVTLMLLDQSGKKNHIVEVFRADPNSSSFKRPDGEMNIASGCPRFVPHAVLENTKNTYIRDDTLFLKVVVDLTDLEEL, encoded by the exons ATGGCCTGCGACGAACCCGCTGCTCTCTCGGGCATCCTCACACGCCAGAACTCCACCAGCGCTGTCTCCCTGGACTTCCAGCCTGATGCTGACTACAAGTTTGTGGAAGCCTTGGAAGACCGGTACAAGTGCGCCTACTGCCACCTCGTCCTTTGCAACCCCCACCAGACGGGGTGCGGGCACCGCTTTTGCCAGCAGTGCATCCTTGCTTTGAG AGAACTGAACGCAGTACCCACCTGTCCTGTCGACAAAGAGACAATAAAAATGCATGAG GTATTCAAAGACAACTGCTGTAAAAGAGAAGTTCTCAACTTGCACGTGTTCTGCAAAAACATTCCTAACTGCAACTCAAAAATCATGCTGGGACGGTACCAG GAGCATCTTCAGCAGTGTTTGTTTGAAAGCGTGCCATGCACTAATGATGGATGTTGTGACCAAATTCTTCGGAAAGACTTGGAAGAGCACTTGAGCCAGCACTGTAAATTTCGAGAAGAAATGTGTCAGTACTGTAACAAATACGTGGTGTTGGTTAACATCAAG aatCATGAGAAAAATGACTGTCCTGATTATCCTGTGCCTTGTCTCCACAACTGTTCCCAAACAATTCTGAAAAAGGAG ACTGAAAAGCACCACACTGTGTGTCCCGAGGTGGAAGTGGACTGCCCATATAAGCAGTATGGCTGTCTCGTAAAG GTTAAAAGAGGGAAACTTGCTGAACATGAGAACAGTGCCCTGAGGGAGCACATACTGCAGATTTTAGACAAGAACTCCCAGTTGGAAGAGCAG ATAACTGACCTGTATAAGAGCCTGGAATGTAAAGAGATTAAAATCCAGCAGCTAGCGGAGGCCATTAAAAAGTGTGAGCAAGAATTCAGGCAGTTTACACAACTGCTTGGTAAAAATAGCAACTTGATGGTAAGCACACAG GCTCTGGCAAGTCACCTGGATAAATCTGCACGCCTGGAGTCGCAAGTGAAACAGCTAATACAGACGGCAAACCAGCAGCAAAGTAAATTAGACTTGCAACCTCTGTTTGACATGattgaaaatgtaaaacagaaGATTGCCCTGATGGAGACATACGATCAGCGCTTGG TTGTTTTGGAAGGCCAGTCCAGCAAACACGACCTCCAGATCAACATACACAAAGCACAGCTCAATAAAAACGAAGAACGCTTTAAGCTTTTGGAAGGCACGTGCTACAATGGGAAATTAATCTGGAAAATCACAGACtacaagatgaagaaaaaggaagcagtgGAAGGCCGAGTCCTCTCCATATTCAGCCAGCCCTTCTACACCAGCCGCTGCGGGTACCGGCTGTGTGCGAGAGCCTACCTGAACGGGGATGGCTCAGGGAAGGGAACGCACGTCTCCCTCTACTTTGTAGTGATGAGAGGGGAGTTTgattccctgctgctgtggcctTTCAAGCAAAAAGTCACACTTATGCTTTTGGAccaaagtgggaaaaaaaatcacatcgTGGAAGTCTTTAGAGCTGAccccaacagcagcagtttcaaAAGGCCGGATGGAGAAATGAATATTGCCTCCGGATGCCCACGCTTCGTGCCACACGCGGTCCTGGAGAACACAAAGAACACCTACATCAGAGATGACACTCTCTTTCTGAAAGTGGTTGTGGATTTAACTGATCTGGAGGAATTGTGA
- the LOC115613468 gene encoding ADP-ribosylation factor-like protein 6-interacting protein 4, with the protein MEMRTGRSAAAPYRRTATGGWRLPMHWVNPSAGQRALLPRQGGPVPPKHPLGRATFGLPPRAEAGPGSAQPGAGTSGQGRGQAHRPQWAGSGAGPRQRFRGGSGARAAARYARRQPAPPGVGRAGTSCMDDRKDEKSRTRCATSEEGLKGRGKEKRKRKRSRSRSSSISSTSSSSTTSTSSSSSRSSSRSSSSSSRDSPKSKSKKKKKEKHNKKVIKH; encoded by the exons ATGGAGATGCGGACAGGCAGGAGCGCTGCAGCCCCATACCGGCGCACAGCAACGGGAGGGTGGAGGTTGCCCATGCACTGGGTTAACCCCAGCGCCGGGCAGCGGGCGCTGCTGCCCAGGCAGGGGGGGCCGGTTCCACCCAAGCACCCGCTGGGGCGCGCTACGTTCGGCCTCCCACCCCGGGCGGAGGCCGGGCCGGGGAGCGCTCAGCCCGGGGCAGGAACCAGCGGGCAGGGCCGCGGGCAGGCGCACCGCCCGCAGTGGGCAGGAAGCGGCGCCGGGCCGCGCCAGCGCTTCCGGGGCGGCAGCGGGGCCCGGGCCGCTGCTCGGTACGCGCGGCGGCAGCCGGCTCCGCCCGGCGTGGGTCGGGCAGGGACGTCCT GTATGGATGACAGGAAGGATGAGAAAAGTAGAACGCGCTGTGCAACTTCAGAAGAAGGGCTGAAAGGCCGAG gaaaagaaaaaaggaaacgAAAACGCAGTAGAAGCAGATCATCGTCCATTTCATCCACGTCGTCTTCTAGCACTACAtccacttcttcctcctcatcacGCTCATCATCGAGGTCATCTTCTTCAAGCAGCAGAG atTCTCCTAAGTCtaaatcaaagaaaaagaaaaaagaaaaacacaacaaaaaggTAATTAAACATTGA